In Lolium rigidum isolate FL_2022 chromosome 7, APGP_CSIRO_Lrig_0.1, whole genome shotgun sequence, the DNA window ttcgtgacagtaaagaaatctggaactgcgcagtaatccaaatctagtacttactttactatcaaagactttacttggcacaacaaaactcaaaactaagataaggagaggttgctacagtagtaaacaacttccaagacacaaatataaaacaaagtactgtagcaaaatatcacatgggttatctcccaagaagttctttctttatagccgttaagatgggctcagcagttttaatgatgcacttgcaagaaatagtatttgaagcaaaagagggcatcaagaagcaaattcaaaacacatttaagcctaacatgcttcctatgcataggaatcttgtaaataaacaagttcatgaagagcaaagtaacaagcataggaagataaaacaagtgtagcttcaaaaatttcagcacatagagaggcattttagtaacatgaaaatttctacaaccatattttcctctctcataataactttcagtagcatcatgagcaaactcaacaatataactatcaaatgaaacattcttatcatgagtctcatgcataaaattattactctccacataggcataatcaattttattagttgtagtgggagcaaattcaataaagtagctatcattattattctcatcaagtgtaggaggcatagtataatcacaacaaaatttactctccatagtaggtggcaccaaaagaccactatcatcataatcatcataaataggaggcaaagtatcatcaaagaaaattttctcctcaatacttgggggactaaaaagatcatgaaaaccagcttccccaagcttagaactttctatattattatcaacaatggtgttcaaagcgttcatactaatattactaccgagcatgcaaataagatttcataggttttttaattttcgcatcaaacaatccatgttttaaatcaggaaatagaataagaagctcattgttgtccattatgccaaactagtgtaaacaagaaacaaaaagatgcaattgcgggatctaaaggaaatagcttcgagcacacacacaacggcgccgagaaaaatactttacaccgggaccgtagtatgagagccttttacctttcctcctcggcaacggcgccggaaaagtgcttgatgtctacgggacttctattcttgtagacgagtgttgggcctccaagagcagaggtttgtagaacagcggcaagtttcccttaagtggatcacccaaggtttatcgatctcggggaggaagaggtcaaagatatccctctcatgcaaccccgcaaccacaaagcaagaagtctcttgtgtccccaacacacctaataggtgcactagttcggcgaagagatagtgaaatacaggtggtatgaataagtagtagcaacggcaccggaaaagtgctttgcccgggacgataaacaagcgagtagtaacacagcgagtagtaacgcgataaaacaagtaaacaagcagcgatagcgatatttaggaacaaggcctagggattagactttcactagtggacactctcaacattgatcacataacagaatagataaatgcatactctacactctcttgttggatgatgaacacattgcgtaggattacacgaaccctcaatgccggagttaacaagctccacaattaatgttcatattttagtaacctttagtgtaagatagatcaaaagactaaaccaagtactagcatagcatgcacactgtcaccttcatgcatatgtaggaggaatagatcacatcaatattatcatagcaatagttaatttcgcaatctacaagagatcatgatcatagcataaaccaaatactaacacggtgcacacactgtcacctttgcacacgtgcaggaggaataaaactactttaataacattgctagagtagcacatagataaattgtgatacaaacacattgcaatcataaaaagatataaataagcacctcactatgccattcaacagtgaataagtattctgtgaaatatagcctaagacacccacacggtgcacacactgtcacctttacacacgtgggacaaggagtctccggagatcacataagtaaaactcacttgactagcataatggcatctagattacaagcatcatcatatgaatctcaatcatgtaaggcagctcatgagattattgtattgaagcacataggagagagatgaaccacatagctaccggtacggcccgagcctcgatggagaactactcctcctcatgggagcgacagcggtgatgaagatggcggtggagatggcagcggtgtcgatggagaagccttccggggcacttccccgctccggcagggtgccggaacagagactcctgtccccggatcttggcttcgcgatggcggcggctcgcggaaggttttccgtatcgtggtttttttctatcgggggtttcgcgacggaggctttatataggcgaagaggcggcgcaggagggtcgaaggggtggccacaccatatggcggcgcggccggggcactgggccgcgccggcctatggtgcgggggcccggtgcccccctccggtccttcccgggtgttcggatgcttccggtgaaaataggaacacgggtcttcgtttcgtccaattccgagaatatttcgttactaggatttcgaaaccaaaaacagcgaaaacgtgaaccggtacttcggcatcttgttaataggttagttccagaaaatgcacgaatatgacataaagtgtgcataaaacatgtaggtatcatcaataatatggcatagaacataagaaattatcgatacgtcggagacgtatcagcctccggGCCAGGcccgaggacctttagtcgcggtttgcctggccaaccgcgactaaagcccctccagtcccccagctgtcgaccgagcccgctgggcccagacctttggtcgcggGTCGCATcctgaaccgcgactaaagcacactttagtcgcggttcgaatattttgggACTCAATAGGTACTGGACTGAGGCtctcttttctactagtgttagaAGCTACCAATGCAATTTGATCGCTCGTTTGTTGAGATGTTGTTGAGTAGTCACTCCTTGGTACTCCGTACCTATCTCCGGCAACGATAGATGCTCCTGATGCAATCATGCACCAGGTTGCATAGCACACACTTCATACCTTCTCTACTTGACGAGTTGCATGGCGCTCCTGAAAAAGGAACACGCGATCAACGGCACACGATACATGTAACATCAGGCGACAAGATGAGGGAGACGATGAGGAGGCCTTGGTTCAATTCTCTCGAGTAAATTAACTAAGCTCATAGCCGCAATTAGCAGGCCCCGACCGCGGCTTCAATCCAATAGCAGCAGCCCCACCTACCGCGCCCctgttttcatttttctattagcCGGTTTAGTTTACATTATGAGGGATCCATGGAACCAACCACTGCTCACTGAGCTTGAGAAAAATCAACAGGATGGTGGGAAAAAAGAATCAAAGCTCAGAATAAATGAATATAAACGTCGATCGAACAGTTGGTTGGGCACTGCTGAGTCATGATTCTGCTCGCTGGAATAGTGCCACTACTAGCAATGGTGCGGCCATGGTCCACTCCCACCATGCGCCCCTGTTTTGAGTTGCCCCTCAGCAACCTGATTAGCAGCAATCAAGGAGGACGGGACAGCCAGCTTCTGTGCTTTGCAACTTGGTTAGCCCGACCCCTAGCTTCTAGAGAAAAGTGCATGTATTAGTGGCCTGGTGGTATGATATGTGGGTCCTAAAGAAAAAGTCTTTGCAAGAGGGGGCATTATATCAAGGAAAATAAATATCCTACATGCCACTTGTGTTCACCAAACGTTGAATTGAGCACAAGAGTTTGTGAATTATTGTGTATGACCATAAAATCACACTTacgaagagcatctctagccgacaCCATAAAATATCATGGCATTTAAAATAACTATTTACTTAAGGATTTAGACGAAAAAAATACCCAACTTGGTACATTAAAACCGACGATTGGCTCTTAATTTTTCTTTTAAGTGGGGTGGAAAATGCAACGCCCCAAATACTAGATATGTGGGTTCCGCGTCCAACCCGTTGGTGCCCATTATAGCACAGAAACCTTTGGCGGGAGGGACATTTTAGCCCGCGTGCTTCCAACCTCGTCCTGCACTGACGCCTTCGATTTGGGCATCCTATCTTCAAATTTGTCCACCGAGAAGTCGTTTTCTATCTATCGCAGCCATTCGTAAGTTGATTCAAGTCAGCGAGAAAGAAGAGAATTGCTTGGTTGATAGGGCACCGCCGTACGAGATTGTCTCCACCACGTACTGATAATAGAAAGATTTACATGGTTAGATCAAAATTACTTATTATCGACACAGATTGGTATCTCCTTCTACTGGTTGGGAAGAAAAGATCAAGCATATTGCTTGCAATGACTCTGCACCCGTCAAAGCTCACCACGCGCCATTCGTCGGAGCTTGATGATGTCCGCCAAATCGGTTGTGCCATGGAGCTAGGCACTCCAACTCGGCCGTGCCGGGGGGGGGGTAGCCGCTGCCCATTCTGCGAATTTGGTGGGCGTTGTCCCAAATCAACCGGGTATGCCTGAATCTGGGACAAGAAAACCCTGAACAACATCATGGTGGCATATTTGATTCTCCACAACATGATCGCCAAGGATGAGGAGATCTTTTACGTAATGTTGGTAGCAATGTTAAGCCAATAAGAAATCCGGATCACACATCTAAGCATTTGTTGAGATGTATGGGCAGATGGAAAACTCCGGCAAGTATAGGAAGCTTTAACATGATCTAATTGAACACCACTACAGTTGCATAGGCTGGCTGCCACTTCTATTCATTTAATTTCCTATTCGTTCATATCTCATTTAAACCATTATTTGTATTTCGGACCATCTATTTTTTTGTTAatcatttgaatttaaactattgaTCTAATTTGGATTATTGTCGTATTGTGTGAAGTTTTAACTATTTATAATTTATTTTATCCTCTTGTCATATTAACATTTATTATCCTAAATCACACATGTGTTAAAAAACTATTTTAAGGTCAGCACGATTCGATGTGACAGATCCGACAAACGCAAACGGTAAAATCGAAGATATTCTCGGCCCGAGCCCGTGCGACAGCTTATAATGGATTTTCTGCAGTACGTATACATGTTCTAATGGGCGGCAATTTAAGGGGTCTGCTAGAGATGCCGTAATATTAACTTAGACCAAAATATTGTGTTATTATCTACGACGATGGAAACAAGATTACTAAGGTTTAAGTTAGATTAAAAACAACTCACGTTTCACTATTATGTGTAGTATAACGATGGAAACACGATTTCTAATGTTCAACTTAGACCAAAATACGGTTGTTTCATGATGATGTGGAGGTTACAACATGTGGGAATGTTGATCATAGGTGAAAAAACAATCTCAACCTTTTATTGTCATCGCCATGGAATAAATTTATATATTCAAACAACAACAACTTTGACAATATTTAGAGaagccttttttttttgaaaaagactGGTCTAAAAGTATATGCATTTACATATGTCCTATATGCACACTATATAAGCTGTATAAAAAAAATAACCAAATTTTCGTAGAATGTAAATAGGATCATTTTTGCGAGTTCGGAACATCGACAACATTATTTTGCTGAAAATGTTTCACGGCTAACCAGGCACACAAAAATAACAACGCCAACTTCGTTGTTTATCTCGCTAACTACAACATACACAGGGTTTAGAAAACTGAACATCCAAATACATATGGGGCCACTGTGCTTAACATATTGGTGCTAAACTGAATTTCATTGAACATGGAGGTCCAAAACCGAAAAGTAGCCCACTCCCTCCGTCTCTCCCTCCGAAATATAAGGGGGTCTCTTCTCCacgctcctcctccaccactcctccgtTTTGTTCTCTCCCAGCTGAAAAACAAGAAGAGAAAGCATAACCAATTTGCCGAAGAAGCCAGCCCATCGATCTCCATATGGAAGTATACGGCGACATCGAGGCCGGCTGCCTCAGCCACTCCGTCTCGCCCGTGAAGCCGGCATCCTCGCCGCGGAAGCCCGGCCGCCTGTTCTGCGACCCCTgcgacgacgccgacgagctcCTCGGCCACCACCACTACCTGGACATCTGTTTCAGCtgcaggaagctcctcgccgggaACAGAGACATCTTCATGTACAGGTGAATACGCACTACCAACCTGGTACCCTGATCTATCTGTCCTCTTCAGTCTCAAGTCTGAACTACCTTCGCCAAAGAATAGTTTCTGATTGCGATTTGCTTCTTTTGTATTGCAGAGGCGACATGCCCTTCTGTAGCGAGGAGTGCAGGCAGGAGCAGATCGAGATCGACGAGGCGATCGAGAAGCGGTCGAAGCagacggggcgggcggaggagcagcagcggcagcgaCAGCAGCAGAAGCAGAGCCCCCAGAGGATCCCGGTGTGGGCGTGGTAGCAGTTTTCCGGCAACCAAACGTAGGATTTTTAGCAGCAGTATGTTCAAGAACAAAACTACAAAAGCTTGATGAGTCGGACACTCCAGATCCAGCCGAGAGCACGGCTGGATCGTCCGTTCGACGGCATGGCGAGAAGAGGGGAGCAGCAAATCGATCGGCTGCGTCTTTTGATCTccgaagatggagacgaagagttAATTTTGTTTGTGAATTACCAGTTTACCACTGGGTTTTTGTTCCTTCTGCTCGGTTGCTCGTAACTGAAAAGAGTGTGTGCGTGCAACCGGTGCCGCTTTCCTGTGTCGTCCAAGGTGTATAACAACCTGTCGATATGAATATGAAAGAAGTGAGAGGCATAACAAAAGTTCTCTCAAGTTCCTCATCAGTTTCATTATTGTTCTTGTTGTTCCATGCCCCAATGATTCCGCGCCATTACTACCACAACCGAAACAGATGATTGTGTTGGCACAGCTGTTTTCGGCAGCATTAAAAGTGGCAATTATTTAGCTCCTGGCAAGAACAGAATTCCCGTTGCGTGTTCTGAAAATTTCATGGCCGTTGCCTGCTAAGTACTGTGTACAAAAAGCAGACAAACCAACCAACGGCTCTGTTCGATCTTGGAGAAGCAGGACAGGGATTCTCAGAAAGTCCAGAAGAAACCAATGATGCCTTCAGCTTCATCAGTTTCTTATTACTGACGGAAATTATTGGCTGTGAACGAGTTTCTATTGTTAATTGGAGTATTGGACGGTTGCCCCACCGAGAAAAAGTAAAGATGCAATATGCTCAGATAAACAAACCAAGATCTGTTTCTTCGGCAGAGCACAGCTCGGGATTTCATTCTTGGAGCGCTTCTCGGAAGCTTACAGGCAAGAGCTGGCAAGTCGCAACTGGGAGAAATTTTAATAGGGAAACATTGTTAAGTAAAGCTCGTTTTAACCTCACCGTCTTCCATTAACCTTGTCCTGTGAAATGTAGCCCCTGGAAATGCACCTTCGATGCACAGCCCACCTATCAGTCACCGCAGCAGAATAATACTTTCTTGGAATAGGCTCTCGTCCCGCTTCATAAATAAAGTAACAACCATACAAAAGTTCACACACAAGAAAAGCTAGGGAGCAACAAAAAAAAgccaaacaaaaggaaaaaagataCAACTCGAATAGTGCATGGACGACAGTGACAAGACGACTAGGCGAAACAATAGCAATCCACCATGCCATCCTCTGAACTTGCCCTACCACCATGCTTCTTGAGCCACAGATTTTCGAGTACCAAGGCAACACCTTCTGATGCGATGTCATGACGACGCTGGTGCACGGGTCAGCAAGTTGGTCCTAGGATTTCCCCCGACACTCGATGATGAATGGATAAGGGGAAACTATGACGCCCTCCATGCAGGAAGGACGATGCCTGCCGCCACATAGATGTCGGACTTAGTAGCAATGATTTCTCCCGTCCCCCAACACACAAACCCATAAAATCCTGGCCATGAATCCTCGAGGGTgctgccggatctagaccatgcAGACCTAGCTCAAGCGCACATGTGCACAAGAAAGGAGGGGGGGCAGTAGTAGAATGACAAGCACGGCGGGCACAACGTCTGTTCAGCTTAGGTCCATTAGGCCCGCAAAGGCAACCACCCAATCTAGGCTCGCCTGGCCCGAGTTTGGCTCACACGCTTGAGGCCACCGCTGTTGCGATGTGTTGTCATCCGTCCAACTCGGATCACGAGAGTCGACACATGGGCTGGCCagatcactacgggaaaaaaagGCGTTGCCATGCGACGCGCCTTTGCCATGCGGttttgcacggcaaagatgtcTTTGCCGTGTATAAACAAaaagggcgcacggcaaagaaccatTGCACGGTAAAACTACtgacgacgcacggcaaagaatcatTGCACGGTAAAACTACtaacgacgcacggcaaagaaatttgACACGGCAAAGTCATAAttcggcacacggcaaagaataaAACCACGGCAAAGTCAGAAAACCACACAGCAAAGGAATCACACGGCACAGCtgagctttgccgtgcgccacaatCTCATACACGGCAAAGTTTAGAGTGGATTGGTGACGTGGCCTACCCCACGTACAACATGGCCCCATAACCCACGACCACATGGCCCCATAACCCAGGTACCCATTCCTATCTCCTTCCTCTGCTTCATATCTACTTCCTATCTCCTTCCTCTGCACACGCCCACGACACCTCCCGTAGCTCCGCTTCACATCTCCTCGCGCGCGCACAGCCTCGtcggccaccacctcctccttgcACGCGCCGGCGTCCCGGACTCGGCCAGCTCCGACAGCGGCCGCGCGTCCTCGAACCCGACCGGCTCGGCCTGTTCCGGCGACCGCCCGGTGAGCAGCTCTAGCAGCAAGACGGCCTCGTCGCCGGCGCTCCGTCTGCGCGTGCTCTTCTCCCCGACCGGCGTGGCCGCGGTGGCGAGCGCGGGGCGGAGAGCGAGCGCACGGCCTGTCCCCGACCGGCGTGGCCACGGCGCGCGCTCTTCTACCCCTCGGCGAGCGCGACGCCTGTTCCGGCGACCGGCCGGTGAGCAGCTCCAGCAGCAGGACGGCCTCGTCGCCGACGCTCCGTCTGCGCGCGCTCTTCTCCCCCACCGGCGTGGCCGCGGTGGCGAGCGCGGGGCGGAGAGCGAGCGCACGGCGAACCggcgtggctgcggcggcgagggaaCACGCGGCGACGAGCGGGCGCACGGCGAACCGGCGTGGCTGCGACGGCGAGGGAACACGCGGCGACAAGCGGGCGCGCGGCGAGCACCCTTCGGCGCGGCGACATGGCGTGAGCGACGACGGCTCGCTGGTGTCAGCGCATAggcattttttttttattttgcttgAAGCTCTTTGCCGTGCAGTAGAACCAGAACACACGGCAGAGGCTCTAGGCAGTAGGCACACGGCAACGAGAGGCTGCATGGCAAAGAGGATGGGCGCACGGCAAATGAAGgaaagcacggcaaagacgttgccGTGCAGTTTTGGCGAGGCGCACGGCAACGATGCCGTTGCCGAGACAGACATTGCCgtgcggtctttgccgtgcggcaccgcacggcaaaggctttgccgtgcaaataacaGCCTTTGCCGTCCGATTTGCTTGCACGGCAACGACAATCATTCCCGTAGTGGATCTAGCCAACCGACGGTCGAGTACCCCACCGCCAAGCTCTCAATCACCAAACACCTCTCGAACCGCCTCGAACTAGCACCGCCCTAGGTCACCGCCCCTTTCCCCCTCCCATGGTTGAGCAACCGCAGCCGTTGCCCCTAAGGCAGCCCCCTCCTGACTAAAGATCTGGCCCGCCATGTGCgcaacccacccacccacccaggaAATTTGCCACGGTCGCCGCCACCCTCACGCACATGGAAGTCAGCAAGCACCCGAGCAGGGGAGCTCCATCCATGAGCACCACGGCTCCCACCACTAGGGCCACCACCCCATCATCCAACTCCCTCCATAAGCAACTACCGCTAGAACACACCATCTACATACGGTCTGCGCCACTCTCAGTCCTTACCGCCATATCGAGACGACCAACATGCTAGGGGCGTCGCCGCCACGCAGCCGACCCTCGTGCAGCGCGACGAAAGCTCGCCGCCGCGCTGCAGCGACCCGCGGGACGCAGCGCCCCATACCGATGGCGCCGGCCCAGGAGAGCCCTAACCGCTCGAGGAATAGGGGAGGAGCGGTCGGCGTCTAGGGTTCCTCCCGGACGCTCGCATGAGCGAAAGGGGTTTCTGCAGCAGAACAAAGACACGAGTCCTCTCTTTTCCATCGTGCGTGCAACACGTACCAATGGCGTCCTCGTTAATTTTCTGGAGCGACCTGACCTCACACCCTGCGTAGCTCGCCGTGACCAAACGCTAAACTACACAAAGCGAAAGCATGTTGGCGCTAGCGCAAACCTAATTAACAAAGTACCCTAGAGATAACAAATCTTTCTCGTCCAGCCCGTAGATTTCACCGTGTGTTGCCCGCCCATGTGCAACTGAGAATCAATTAGGCAATCTAGGCACTACACAAGGTCGACAATTGTTAATCATGCACGCATAAACAAATTACTCAATTCCATGCGCTTGCCATGTTACCCGCCACCGGGCTCACACGAGGCGTCTCTGGCCGGACGGGAAAAACACCACGGCGAAAGGCATCTCCGGTGCCGGTGGTTCAGGGCGCACCGGCGGGAGCTCCGCACGTGCCGGACCGCGCCCATGCGCCGTCGTGCTCCGCGCCAGCGCCGCCCTGCCCCCTCCGCCAGCTACACCCACTGGCCGGATCGGAGACCCGGCAACCGTGCGCGCACGCGAAACCGTATGCAACGGCTGGGTTCGTAGCGGCGAACGAGATATCCGGCGACCGCCGCATGTGTTTCACGGCGGCGCCACCGGTTGATGTCTCGGCGTTGGACTGTTCCGACCCAGCGTCGGCTTCACGATGAGGATGGGTTTGAATAAGCAGAGGTGCTTACAAACGGTTTTAATGGCGGTCCGCTTTCTGTGAGAGGGATATAGACGCTCTTGTCGTCGTTCAGAGTTGCGAAGGCGACAATAATTTGTGTTtcgcttttcttttctttcttccagACCGGTGGGAGAGATGTGCTCATTTCGCGTTGTCAAAACAGCGACCCGAATAAAAAGACATCTTTGGACATGTGGGGTACGTACATTGGTTATTACCTGCAATTTCGTGACAAGAAAAAATATTTGAGTGGCAGTACGTTTTCTCACTGCTAGCGAATGAAAGGAACCGTGTTCAGTGCAAGTGGTGCAAGAGCGAGAATGGGCGCACACTATTTCTACACACCTGTGGTGTGGGAGTACACTGGTGTATTTGTGTCCACAAGTggtcttttgtttttgtttcggcAAAGCACAAGTGCGCGCTTATCTATgttgatgtagatggtgacaattGCACTAATTCACACCTCGGCGTCAATGCGTCATATGTCATGTGAGCATGCACCACAAAATTTATCATATTTTTACAGTATTCAGGTCACACAACTGGCAATATCCGTTCGCAGACTGGAAAATGTGCCACTCCGTGATGACATGCTACGCTTGACAGCGATGGTGAGAGCTTCTTGATGGATCCGGCTGCATGGAACACGCCCCGCGACAATGGAAACGATCCGGAAAACTTGGTGACGGCGTGAATTCGGGTTGGCGTCGTTTACAGGCAGGCAGAGGAAGATGGTTGCCTGCCCGCGTCCTTTGTAGAAGCGCCAACCGTGTGCGAGTCGAGGTGGTGCGTAAAGCGGCGTAGAGGAGGCGGGTAGAGATCGGCAACATAGTGGTTGTCAGGAAGGTCATGGCGGCTGTAGCGCATGGGGAAGATGGCAAGAATCTGGGCATACAACCATCACCTGAAAGAATCGACCACACACCTTCATACTCATGGAAATGACACCTCACACTGCCACGGTCTCTAACATAGAAGTGAAATCTGAATCCACGTCTCGTACAACCGCGGGGCTGGATTGCTGCcccacaatgcttccttcaaGCCATGTCACTGATGTTGATCTCCGCCACCTACCACCATTGTGCACCGCACCTTCCGCACACCTCACACACCCGCCGAAGCCGACCACCGCCTTTCCAAGAAATGTCCCGCTAGCTCGACCACGAGAAGCCTCGTCACCCCTTCGCCCCTTCACTAGCAGTTGTGAGATCTCATACCGCCACCAGCCTATAGAAGCACCAAGGAGGGGGTATGCGGGAAAGGATGCCAACGACGCGACCTTGGGTTTGTTCCCTAGAATTTGCTGGAGGGGATATCATGAGAGGTTTAGAACGAAATTCATCGAAACTTATGTCCTCTCTATATATAGAGTCACTTACAAATCTATTAGAGCTTGTTAGGAACACATCATTTGGGGATGGAATAAAATAATTCATTTTGTATTTCCAAGAAAAACTTGTTCTGCTGCCACAAAATCGGTTGCACAATTCAAATGAGAATATCATGGTTTTTATCCCATGTCTAACTGTAATTCGTTTCGGTACCCCAGTCTTTTATGTGGATTTTCCAAATAAAATGATATAATCAATGTAAGTTCATTCCATTTCTTCCAAATGAAATGATGACTACCAAATGAGCTCTTAGATTTTCTAATCATGGTTGCTTCTCTACAATGCAATGGGGTTTTGGAAATCACCTCTAAGGCACTTCAATCTATGCAAGGTCATCTTTTTTCCTCTCCGAGGGCAGTGGTTAGGTCATTCCTTCATGCGCTACTAGTCTGGTAGGTCGTTTTATCAGTACGACTGCATGGTTATTTTTTACCTCAATCTTTTTGGAGTCAAGACTCATAGGCCTAGATTATAtagggagcttatagaatgtgttACAAAGGAAAATATAAAATGATTCTTGATCAGGTGATCAGATGACAATTTCAACAGATGGGAAATAAGGTAGGATTATATCATACATCCAAAATACATCCGAGTAGGGAACGCCGCCCAGAGCATAGATGACTCACACAAATAggggaaagaaaaacaagaagaaaaacAAACTGAAGACAACATGAACCAACTCTAGCACGGCCTTCTGCATCCCTTGCTCCTAGGTTCTGCAGTTTTCCATCAATTTCGGGAAAATTATCCTCCGTTCTAGCAAGATGTTTAGGCGCGATCAATAGCTTCCACTATAGCATAGAAGAAAAACCTCTGGAAAATGGGTGTAAAGGGTTGAACAACACCTTACATTACAAAGCCCTTTCATTTCTGGTCAAGCAATGTGACCATACAATGACAAACCAAAACCAAGTCACCTTATTTCCCTTAGCCCTTAGGGATTGCAACCAAAGCAAAATTGTC includes these proteins:
- the LOC124676234 gene encoding FCS-Like Zinc finger 2-like, which produces MEVYGDIEAGCLSHSVSPVKPASSPRKPGRLFCDPCDDADELLGHHHYLDICFSCRKLLAGNRDIFMYRGDMPFCSEECRQEQIEIDEAIEKRSKQTGRAEEQQRQRQQQKQSPQRIPVWAW